From a region of the Primulina eburnea isolate SZY01 chromosome 7, ASM2296580v1, whole genome shotgun sequence genome:
- the LOC140836418 gene encoding tubby-like F-box protein 5 isoform X2, with protein sequence MKDGMGSLSRKGIEGRLWRSRTGSYVAPDVVVPSEPIQQGRWANLPPELLLDIIRRVEESETSWPARTVVVFCASVCKCWREITKEIVKTPEECGKLTFPISLKQPGPRDSPIQCFIKRDRTTSTYCLYFGLTPSENESDKLLLAAKKIRRATSTDFIISLVADDFSRASNTYLGKLRSNFLGTKFTVYDSQPPKDAAIQHTTRLNRRFSARQVSPRLPAFNYSIATMSYELNVLRKRGPRRLHCVIHSIPVSSIQEGGTAPTPTSFPLCVDENTSSPLIAKGSEPSTHFSSPNLLSLPEALVLKNKSPRWHEQLQCWCLNFRGRVTVASVKNFQLVAVVDPSLNIPAAEQDKVILQFGKIGKDIFTMDYRYPLSAFQAFAICLSSYDGKPACE encoded by the exons ATGAAAGATGGGATGGGCAGCCTATCACGGAAAGGGATTGAGGGGAGGCTTTGGCGAAGCCGAACTGGGTCATATGTAGCCCCTGATGTAGTAGTTCCTTCCGAGCCAATCCAACAAGGGCGGTGGGCAAATTTACCTCCGGAATTGCTTTTGGACATTATTCGAAGGGTTGAGGAGAGCGAGACTTCGTGGCCTGCGAGGACCGTTGTTGTATTTTGTGCTTCAGTTTGTAAATGTTGGAGAGAGATCACCAAGGAGATCGTCAAAACACCTGAGGAATGTGGGAAGCTTACCTTCCCTATTTCATTGAAGCAG CCGGGGCCGCGAGATAGTCCAATCCAATGTTTTATCAAGAGGGATAGGACAACTTCCACTTACTGCCTCTATTTTGGTCTGACCCCAT CCGAGAACGAGAGTGATAAATTACTGTTGGCAGCCAAAAAGATCAGAAGGGCAACAAGCACAGACTTCATAATTTCTTTGGTTGCTGATGATTTTTCTCGAGCCAGCAATACATATCTTGGAAAACTTAG GTCTAATTTTTTGGGAACCAAGTTCACTGTATATGACAGTCAACCCCCAAAAGATGCTGCAATTCAACATACTACTCGGCTGAATCGAAGATTTAGCGCTAGACAAGTATCTCCAAGATTACCTGCATTTAACTATAGCATAGCCACAATGTCCTATGAGCTCAATGTTCTTCGAAAAAGAGGTCCTCGGAGATTGCATTGTGTAATCCATTCAATTCCCGTCTCATCTATTCAAGAAGGTGGCACCGCCCCAACTCCAACTTCATTTCCTCTGTGTGTTGATGAAAATACCTCATCCCCACTGATTGCTAAAGGAAGCGAGCCCAGCACGCATTTCAGCTCTCCAAATCTTTTGAGTTTGCCAGAGGCACTTGTTCTTAAAAACAAATCCCCGAGATGGCACGAGCAATTGCAATGCTGGTGCCTGAATTTCAGAGGTCGTGTCACTGTAGCATCTGTTAAGAATTTCCAGCTCGTGGCAGTTGTGGATCCTTCACTTAACATCCCTGCTGCAGAACAAGATAAGGTGATTCTACAGTTTGGAAAGATTGGAAAAGATATCTTTACTATGGATTATCGCTACCCTTTATCTGCATTTCAAGCATTTGCAATCTGCTTGAGCAGCTACGATGGTAAACCAGCCTGCGAGTGA
- the LOC140836418 gene encoding tubby-like F-box protein 5 isoform X1 encodes MSFKSIVRELKDMKDGMGSLSRKGIEGRLWRSRTGSYVAPDVVVPSEPIQQGRWANLPPELLLDIIRRVEESETSWPARTVVVFCASVCKCWREITKEIVKTPEECGKLTFPISLKQPGPRDSPIQCFIKRDRTTSTYCLYFGLTPSENESDKLLLAAKKIRRATSTDFIISLVADDFSRASNTYLGKLRSNFLGTKFTVYDSQPPKDAAIQHTTRLNRRFSARQVSPRLPAFNYSIATMSYELNVLRKRGPRRLHCVIHSIPVSSIQEGGTAPTPTSFPLCVDENTSSPLIAKGSEPSTHFSSPNLLSLPEALVLKNKSPRWHEQLQCWCLNFRGRVTVASVKNFQLVAVVDPSLNIPAAEQDKVILQFGKIGKDIFTMDYRYPLSAFQAFAICLSSYDGKPACE; translated from the exons ATGTCATTTAAGAGCATTGTTCGAGAGCTAAAGGATATGAAAGATGGGATGGGCAGCCTATCACGGAAAGGGATTGAGGGGAGGCTTTGGCGAAGCCGAACTGGGTCATATGTAGCCCCTGATGTAGTAGTTCCTTCCGAGCCAATCCAACAAGGGCGGTGGGCAAATTTACCTCCGGAATTGCTTTTGGACATTATTCGAAGGGTTGAGGAGAGCGAGACTTCGTGGCCTGCGAGGACCGTTGTTGTATTTTGTGCTTCAGTTTGTAAATGTTGGAGAGAGATCACCAAGGAGATCGTCAAAACACCTGAGGAATGTGGGAAGCTTACCTTCCCTATTTCATTGAAGCAG CCGGGGCCGCGAGATAGTCCAATCCAATGTTTTATCAAGAGGGATAGGACAACTTCCACTTACTGCCTCTATTTTGGTCTGACCCCAT CCGAGAACGAGAGTGATAAATTACTGTTGGCAGCCAAAAAGATCAGAAGGGCAACAAGCACAGACTTCATAATTTCTTTGGTTGCTGATGATTTTTCTCGAGCCAGCAATACATATCTTGGAAAACTTAG GTCTAATTTTTTGGGAACCAAGTTCACTGTATATGACAGTCAACCCCCAAAAGATGCTGCAATTCAACATACTACTCGGCTGAATCGAAGATTTAGCGCTAGACAAGTATCTCCAAGATTACCTGCATTTAACTATAGCATAGCCACAATGTCCTATGAGCTCAATGTTCTTCGAAAAAGAGGTCCTCGGAGATTGCATTGTGTAATCCATTCAATTCCCGTCTCATCTATTCAAGAAGGTGGCACCGCCCCAACTCCAACTTCATTTCCTCTGTGTGTTGATGAAAATACCTCATCCCCACTGATTGCTAAAGGAAGCGAGCCCAGCACGCATTTCAGCTCTCCAAATCTTTTGAGTTTGCCAGAGGCACTTGTTCTTAAAAACAAATCCCCGAGATGGCACGAGCAATTGCAATGCTGGTGCCTGAATTTCAGAGGTCGTGTCACTGTAGCATCTGTTAAGAATTTCCAGCTCGTGGCAGTTGTGGATCCTTCACTTAACATCCCTGCTGCAGAACAAGATAAGGTGATTCTACAGTTTGGAAAGATTGGAAAAGATATCTTTACTATGGATTATCGCTACCCTTTATCTGCATTTCAAGCATTTGCAATCTGCTTGAGCAGCTACGATGGTAAACCAGCCTGCGAGTGA